A segment of the Acidobacteriota bacterium genome:
CACCACGTCATAGCCCGCGTGCTCGCTCTCCATCTTCATGTCGGTGATGACCATGTCGTAGGCCGTGGCCTTGAGCTTCGCGATCCCTTCCTTGCCTGAAATGGCGGTCTCGACCTCGAAACCGTTGATCTCCAGGATCGCTTTCAACGTCAGCAGTATTGCCAGTTCGTCGTCCACGAGCAGGATGCGCCGTTTCATGTGACTTCGCTCCAGGGGGCGGTTGGGCTTACGAGACGGTTGAGTCGCAGCCAGCAGCTGTGCCGGTTGCAGAAGCACATTGCGAACGAACTGCTGGATATAATACGCCAGTGAGCAGCTACTGGGTGCAGAATTTCGGATGCCGTGCGACGCAGGCGGATGGCGCGGAGCTCGAGCGTCAATTCGCCTCGCGAGGCCTGGAAGGCGCTCGCAATGCCGCCCGCGCCGATGTAGTGGTGTTGAACACCTGCACCGTCACCGAGGCGGCCGACAAGGATGCGCGGGCTGCGATCCGGCGCGTCCATCGCGAGAATCCGGCGGCAATGATCGTGGTCACCGGCTGCTACGCGCAACGCGCGCCCGAAGAATTGGCGGCTATGCCCGGAGTCGCGACCGTGGTCGGGAACTCCCACAAGCATTGTCTCGCCGACCTGGTCGCACCGGCTGTGGGATTCGTTCCGTTGCGGACGCTTCTGAGTGGACGGCGGGTAGAGACGGGGTTTGCCCCGTCTCCGCCGGGTCAGATATTCGTCTCCGACATCTTTGCCCATACTGAATTGCTCGCCGCGCCGGTCTTCGAAAGGGACTTGCACGAGACTGGAGGAGCGCACGCCGAGCGCACGCGTCCCAACCTGAAGATCCAGGATGGCTGCGACAATCGCTGCTCGTTCTGCGTGATCCCCTACGTCCGGGGACAGAGCCGTTCGCTTCGCCCCGAGCGCGTGCTCGCCGAAGTGAATGCCCTGGTCGCCGCCGGCTATCGCGAGGCCGTGCTCTCGGGCATCAACCTCGGGCGCTGGGGCAGAGACTTCGAATGCAACGACCGCACCGGCGGCTTTGAAGGATTTGAGGAGATGTTGCGCGCCATCCTCGATAGGACCGGCATTGAAAAGATCCGCCTCAGCTCGATCGAGCCCATGGACTGGTCCGACGACCTCATCGCCCTGGTCGCCGGCTCGCCGCGCCTCGCCAAGCACGTGCATGCGCCGCTGCAATCCGGCTCCGACCGCGTGCTGCGCGCGATGCATCGCAAGTACCGGCCATGGCATTACGCCGACCGCATCCACCGGGCCAGGGCCGCGATGCCCGATGCTGCCATCGGCGCCGACGTGATGGTCGGCTTTCCCGGCGAGACGGACGAATCGTTCGAAGAGAGTCGCGCGTTCATCGCTTCGCTTCCCTTCACCTACCTGCACGTCTTCACTTACTCCGCGCGTCCGGGGACGCCGGCGGCCACGCTGCCCGCCCAGGTCGCCGAGCCGGTGAAGCACGAGCGCAATCGCGTGCTGCGCGAGTTGGCCGCGGAAAAGAACCGCTGCTTCCGCGAGTCGTTCATCGGACGCGAGGTCGAGGCCATCACGCTGATCGGCGGGAACAGATCCCGCGCCGACGAGGGCTACACCGAAGCCCTCACCGACAATTACGTGAAGTTGCGACTCGCCGGCTCGCATCCGCCGAACCGATGGATGAAGGTGCGCGTCGCCGCCCTCACTGACGACGGCTTGACCGGCGTTTCGAAGACCGGCTTCCCCGCGGCGTGATGTCTGGGCTGGCGCGGGCTGCATGCTATAATCTTCACGGTCTAACCCTAGCTTTTAAGCCTGTTTAAGCCCCTGCACGGAACTCCGGAGGATCGCATCGACAAGAAGTTTATCCGCACGAATGATCGCATCCGCGCGCGCGAGCTGCGCGTGATCGGTGCAGAAGGCGAACAGCTCGGCATCCTGACCCCCTTTGACGCGCTCAAGATCGCCCGGGAGCGCAACCTTGACCTCGTGGAAGTCTCGCCGACGGCGCAACCGCCGGTCTGCAAGATCATGGACTTCGGCAAGTATCTCTACGAGATGGACAAGAAGGAGAAGGCGGCCAAGAAACACCAGAAGGTCATCACCGTAAAGGAAGTGAAGTTCCGCATCAACGTGGACGAGCACGATTACCAGACCAAAAGAAACCACGTGCTGCGCTTCCTCGAGGGAGGCGACAAGGTCAAGGCCACCATCTTCTATCGCGGACGCGAGATGTCGCATCGCGAGCTGGGCCGCAAGATCCTCGATCGCCTGATGAAAGAGATCCAGGGCAAGGGCATCGTGGAGTTCATGCCGCGCATGGAAGGCAACACGCTGCACGCCAT
Coding sequences within it:
- the infC gene encoding translation initiation factor IF-3, whose translation is MDKKFIRTNDRIRARELRVIGAEGEQLGILTPFDALKIARERNLDLVEVSPTAQPPVCKIMDFGKYLYEMDKKEKAAKKHQKVITVKEVKFRINVDEHDYQTKRNHVLRFLEGGDKVKATIFYRGREMSHRELGRKILDRLMKEIQGKGIVEFMPRMEGNTLHAILAPPKK
- the mtaB gene encoding tRNA (N(6)-L-threonylcarbamoyladenosine(37)-C(2))-methylthiotransferase MtaB, coding for MSSYWVQNFGCRATQADGAELERQFASRGLEGARNAARADVVVLNTCTVTEAADKDARAAIRRVHRENPAAMIVVTGCYAQRAPEELAAMPGVATVVGNSHKHCLADLVAPAVGFVPLRTLLSGRRVETGFAPSPPGQIFVSDIFAHTELLAAPVFERDLHETGGAHAERTRPNLKIQDGCDNRCSFCVIPYVRGQSRSLRPERVLAEVNALVAAGYREAVLSGINLGRWGRDFECNDRTGGFEGFEEMLRAILDRTGIEKIRLSSIEPMDWSDDLIALVAGSPRLAKHVHAPLQSGSDRVLRAMHRKYRPWHYADRIHRARAAMPDAAIGADVMVGFPGETDESFEESRAFIASLPFTYLHVFTYSARPGTPAATLPAQVAEPVKHERNRVLRELAAEKNRCFRESFIGREVEAITLIGGNRSRADEGYTEALTDNYVKLRLAGSHPPNRWMKVRVAALTDDGLTGVSKTGFPAA